The Parus major isolate Abel chromosome Z, Parus_major1.1, whole genome shotgun sequence genome has a window encoding:
- the ENC1 gene encoding ectoderm-neural cortex protein 1 yields MSVSMHENRKSRASTGSINIYLFHKSSYADSVLTHLNLLRQQRLFTDVLLHAGNRSFPCHRAVLAACSRYFEAMFSGGLKESQDSEVNFHNSIHPEVLELLLDYAYSSRVIINEENAESLLEAGDMLEFQDIRDACAEFLEKNLHPTNCLGMLLLSDAHQCTKLYELSWRMCLSNFQSISKSEDFLQLPKDMVVQLLSSEELETEDERLVYESAINWVNYDLNKRHCYLPELLQTVRLALLPAIYLMENVAMEELITKQRKSKEIVEESIRCKLKILQNDGVVTSLCARPRKTGHSLFLLGGQTFMCDKLYLVDQKAKEIIPKADIPSPRKEFSACAIGCKVYITGGRGSENGVSKDVWVYDTLHEEWSKAAPMLVARFGHGSAELKHCLYVVGGHTAATGCLPASPSVSLKQVEQYDPVTNKWTMVAPLREGVSNAAVVSAKLKLFAFGGTSVSHDKLPKVQCYDQCENRWTVPATCPQPWRYTAAAVLGNQIFIMGGDTEFSACSAYKFNSEAYQWTKVGDVTAKRMSCHAVASGNKLYVVGGYFGIQRCKTLDCYDPTLDVWNSITTVPYSLIPTAFVSTWKHLPS; encoded by the coding sequence ATGTCGGTCAGCATGCATGAAAATCGCAAGTCTAGGGCCAGTACTGGCTCCATAAACATATACTTGTTCCACAAGTCATCCTATGCTGATAGTGTCCTTACTCACCTAAACCTCCTGCGTCAGCAGCGTCTCTTTACAGATGTACTTCTCCATGCTGGAAACAGGTCATTCCCCTGCCACAGAGCAGTTCTAGCTGCTTGTAGCCGCTATTTTGAAGCAATGTTCAGTGGAGGACTGAAAGAGAGCCAGGACAGTGAAGTCAACTTTCACAATTCTATTCACCCAGAAGTCCTGGAGCTTCTTCTGGACTATGCATATTCCTCCAGAGTTATTATCAATGAGGAAAATGCAGAGTCgctgctggaggctggtgaCATGCTGGAGTTTCAGGACATTCGAGATGCTTGTGCAGAATTTCTGGAGAAAAACCTTCATCCCACCAACTGTCTTGGTATGTTGCTGCTGTCAGATGCTCACCAGTGTACCAAGCTGTATGAGCTCTCTTGGAGGATGTGCCTTAGCAACTTTCAGAGTATCAGTAAAAGTGAAGACTTCCTCCAGCTGCCAAAAGACATGGTAGTGCAACTCCTTTCCAGTGAAGAATTAGAAACTGAAGATGAAAGGCTGGTATATGAATCAGCTATCAACTGGGTCAACTATGACCTGAATAAGCGCCACTGTTACCTGCCAGAACTCCTGCAGACAGTGAGACTGGCTCTTTTGCCAGCCATATACCTTATGGAGAATGTGGCCATGGAAGAACTCATCAccaagcaaaggaaaagcaaggagaTTGTAGAAGAATCAATAAGATGCAAGTTGAAGATCTTGCAGAATGATGGAGTGGTTACCAGTTTGTGTGCCAGACCCCGAAAGACTGGccattccctttttcttttgggTGGCCAAACCTTTATGTGTGACAAGCTGTATTTGGTGGACCAAAAGGCAAAGGAGATCATTCCAAAGGCTGACATTCCAAGCCCACGGAAAGAGTTCAGTGCTTGTGCCATAGGCTGCAAAGTGTATATCACTGGGGGACGAGGATCAGAAAATGGAGTCTCCAAAGATGTGTGGGTGTATGACACCCTTCATGAGGAGTGGTCAAAGGCTGCTCCCATGCTGGTCGCTAGGTTTGGCCACGGCTCTGCTGAACTTAAGCACTGTTTGTATGTAGTAGGAGGGCACACTGCAGCAACTGGCTGCCTTCCAGCTTCCCCTTCAGTATCCTTAAAGCAAGTAGAACAGTATGACCCCGTGACCAACAAATGGACCATGGTTGCCCCACTGCGAGAGGGAGTAAGCAATGCAGCTGTAGTCAGTGCAAAGCTGAAGCTGTTTGCTTTTGGTGGTACCAGTGTTAGTCATGACAAGCTGCCCAAAGTCCAGTGCTACGATCAGTGTGAAAACAGATGGACGGTACCAGCCACCTGCCCGCAGCCCTGGCGCtacacagctgcagctgttctgGGAAACCAGATTTTTATTATGGGTGGAGATACTGAATTCTCTGCATGCTCTGCTTATAAGTTCAACAGTGAGGCATACCAGTGGACTAAGGTGGGAGATGTGACAGCAAAGCGAATGAGCTGCCATGCAGTGGCATCTGGAAACAAATTGTATGTGGTTGGAGGCTACTTTGGCATTCAGAGGTGCAAAACATTGGACTGCTACGATCCCACATTGGATGTATGGAACAGCATAACAACTGTGCCCTATTCATTAATTCCAACGGCATTTGTCAGCACATGGAAGCACCTGCCCTCCTAA